TCCGGCACAATGGCGAAACGGTCGATCCGTTTCTGGGCACCGTGTCTGAAACCCGACGGCGCGCACAGGCCTGCAAGGCAGGAGCGGATACCAGAGTGCCCATGGCGACAAGCCTGTGGCTGGATCCGGCGCTGGAGCTTCTGGACCATGCAAACGGAACTCTCATCGAGACCGGGTTGGCCGGCGGTCCGGTCGGGACGCTTGAGTTGGAAACGGCCTCGGCGCCTCCGGCTTCAGCAAGAGCGCCGGCCCTCGTTTTTTTCGCCAGGCTGATCAACCTGAAAAAGGGAGACCGCGTTGTCTTGAAGCTGACGGGTCCCAATGGCCTCATTGCACAATCGGATGGGCAGCCACTGGAAAAGAACAAGGCCCAATGGGTCGCTTTTACCGGCCGCAAGACCAAACCGTCTGGCTGGGACGCGGGTACTTATGTTGGCGAAGTTGCCTTGGTGCGGGACGGCAAGGAAGTGCTGAGCGAGACAACCGAACTTGATCTGACCGATTAGACCAGCAACCGCCCGGGCGCGGGGACCGGATGGCATGTCAGGCGTCGTATGCCGGGCAGATTGAGTAAGGCTGGAGGCTGGCTCTAGACCCCGAGATGCCGGTCAACGATCCGTTGCACCATCGGAGCGAAGTGCCAGAAGTCCGGCGTCTCCATGTCTGGCTGCTTGCCGGCCTCGTCGAGATAGCGCACCTGAATGATCTGTTTCAGGTTCGGGTTCTTCTCGAATTCGCGGACTTCCTCGTCATTCATCGGCCCGCCCTGAAGGTTGAGCGAATGAATGGAAGCATCCGAGAGGCGCTTGAAGTAGTCCGGTTTGGTCGCGCAAAGATAGCGCTTGGCGGCGACGTGGTAGCGTACGCAGTCGGTAATGACATCAGGGAAGAAACGGCTCAGCACGTCGGCCCCGGCCTCTTCGTGGTGCCTGTCTTCCGTATCATCCATCGAAAAGGTGCCGAACTCGGACGTGAAATGGCCGATATCATGGAGGAGGGCGCCGACGATGATGTCTTCCTCAAGCCCGTTCCGCTCGGCAAGTGTCGCCCCCTGAAGCATATGCTGCGCCATGGTAACGGGCTCGCCGAGATATTCTTCATCGCCGCACCGCTCGAAAATGTCTCCGAGGAAGGCAACGATTGTCTCGCGGGTCAGTTCATTTCCGTTCTGCTGGCTCATTCCGCAGCCTCCTGAACGCAGGTTTGCAGCGCCGCCAGGGTCGACATGAGGCCGTCCTTGTCGGCATAACAGCCCTGTAGCCAGCGGGTTCCCGTGCCGGAATAGGCCTTGCGTGCGTGCAGGACGCGGGTGTTGTCGACAAGGAAGCACTCGCCGGGTTCCAGGCGGAAACAGACCTCCATCGCAGGATCGTCGATGATCTCACCCAGCCGCCGGTACGCCGCGTAGTAGGTTTCCATCTTCTCGAACGGAACATCGGTGATCGCCGCGGAGGAGCGGTTGTTGAACCGCACAGCGATCAGTTCGCCGTCCGGTGCCAACTCGATCATCGGCTTGCGGGATCGCAGCCTGACACCGGCTTCTCCGGCATATTCGAACCTGGCGCAATGGCTGCTGAGCACGTCGAACCAGTCCGGGTTTTCCTGTTTGAGGCGCAGCGCGGCCGCAAAACCGTCCACGACCATGTTCTCGCCCCCGGCCGCCGAACTCTCAAGGCAATAGAGCACCTGAATGGTCGGGACGGGATCACGGTATGGATTGTCGGTATGGGCCTGAAGCCCAAGTCCGGTATAGGCAAGATTGGTCGGATTGACCTCGGTGCGCACTTCAAAGTGCCGGCCGTAATTGGTCTCGCGCACAAAACCGAACAATTTCACGACCTGCATTAGGGCCTTGTCCTCGACCGGACCACCCGTCAGTTTGCCGAAGCCGAAGCGGGCGACCTCTTCCAGCCAGTCACGTTTTGCAGCTGCGTTGGACTGTACGGCGGTAAAGTCTGCTGAGGGGACCCGGTCGCTCAGCTGACTGTCCCAGGTCTCGATATCAGGCGTCGTCCAGCCAAGGGTGTCTGCCGCCGGTCTGTCGTAGGAATGAACATGCAGCCATGAAAGGTCGTAGGCGATCGTCTTGTCTTCCGGGACAAAGGTAACCACAAGTGTTCCCGCATGGACTTTCGCCGCGCTGATGCGGATGTCAGGGGCAATGTCGCGCAAGGCAATCAGGCGCTGGCCGTTGCCCGGGGAGCGTGTTTCCGGGTCCACCGCATTGTCGCGCAACCAGACGGCATGAAAACGGTGGCTGCCACTTGCGGTGTTGAGGACAAGATATTTTCCATCCTCGTGAATTGAAACGTCAGACATGGTCCGGTCCTGTTGATCCTTGGTTGAAGGCTAGGATCAAAGCATCTATCCATAAAATCAAATTAGGAATTACCGGTCTGAGGGTGCGATTTGCTAATGGTTCGATCCAGGTTTGACAATATCCCGCTGGAATGGATCCGGGCCTTCGAGGCTGCGGCGCGGTGCGGCAGTTTCACTGCAGCAGCAGACGAAACGGGGGTGACCCAGTCTGCTGTCAGCCAACGGATCGACAAGCTGGAAAAACATCTCGGCACGCAATTGTTCCTGCGCCAGGCACGCAACATCGCGTTGACGGTTGAAGGAGAGGCCTGGCTGCCTCATGTCCGCTCCGCCTTCGACAGTTTGCGGGAAAGCTCCGAAGGGCTCTTCGGAGGAGCGCGCAAGCGATTGACGATCTCGGCCAGTTCAACCGTCATTGACCGCTGGATCGTGCCGCGGCTGGTGCAACTGACTTCCGGGATCGACACCCAGTTCTCCCTGCAGACCATGGTCCTGGCGACCGATGCCGCCCAGGAAGACGATCTGGTCAGGATCCGCTATGGCGCGGGCAACTGGCCGCAGGCCTACAAGATGGCCCTTTTTGAGGAGCGCATTGCGCCAGTGGCTTCGCCCGCACTCCTCAAGTCGATAATGCCCTGGACGGAGTTGCCGCGCATTGCCCTGTCCGGACCGCGCCCTGGGTGGACAGACTGGAGCGCGCGCTTTGGTGTGCCGACAACCCCATTGCCGTCGCTACGCTTCGATACGCTGGTGTCTGCATTGGCCGCGGCGCGCGCCGGGCACGGTGTATTGCTGGCGTCCCTGCCGCTTTGCCGGGACGAGCTGACTTCGGGAACGCTAGAACAGGTGACGACCGAAACGTTGCCGCATCACGAAACCTACTGGTTGCTGGCCTCCAGAGACGCAGTCACGCGCCGCCAATGGAGCCAGCTTGAAGCCGTGCTGCGCGATCGTCCGGCCTAGTCGGCCACCGCGCGGCGGGCAGGCAGCGGTCAGATCGTGTTTTTGGCGTTTCAAGGTGTCTTCTTTTCGTTGGCCGAGCGGATCAGCTTCTCCAGAAGACCCGACAATTGCTGCTGTTCTTCGCCGCTTAGCCCGTCAATGGCGGCGTGCTGTGTCGCGATATAGTCCGGGATCTTTGACTTGATCAGGTTCAGACCCTTTTCCGTCAGGCACACGGTAAGCGCACGGCGGTCCTCAGGGTGCGGGCAGCGCTCCACAAGTCCGGCCTTCTCCAGCTTGTCGACCCGCGCCGTCATGCCGCCCGAACTCATCATGGTTGTCCTGTAGAGCTCGGTTGGTGTCAGCTTGTAAGGTGGACCGGAGCGGACGAGCGTGGCCAGAACGTCAAATTCGCCTGTCTTCAAACCAATGTCTGCGTAGGCGGGGGCCAGATAATCCCTGCTCATGACCTGTGACGCCTCGTTCAGCCGCCCCAGCAGCACCATCGGCGACAGCTGGTCCTTGTAATCAGGCATTTCCTTTTGCCATTGCCGCCGTGCGCGCTCGGCCCTGTCGATGAGCAGATCCTCCGGGTCCCCAAACAGATTGTCTTTTGGCGGTGTCTGTATGGAAGAAGGTTTGCTCATGGTCTCTGGTCCGGAATTCTATCTTGTCTCAAGGCGCGCCTGACAAGAGGCGCCTCTCTAACGCGCTGAAAAATATCTTCTTTTCAATTCAGATCATTTCAAAAGGGGTGCGAGGTGTCAATCAAAATCAAGAATCTTGAAATAAAGTATCTTGAAATCAAGATAAATAATGTTATCTCTCCGACAGCGGGGGCGAGGTGCCTTTGCCTGATTTTGAAAGGATGTTCCGATGTCGGACACAATCAGCCGGGAGGAGAGGCAGGAAGCGGCTTTCCTGCATGGCCAAGAGGTGGCCTCAATGAAGCAGAGGGAAAAACTGCTGGATCAGCCGCTGGTCCTATTGCTGGTGGTCGGCAGTTTTCTTGCTGTTTCCACGGTGATTGCCAAGGCAGCCCCCCAGGTTGGCTGGCACCCGCTTGCTCTGTTGCAATGGTCCATTCTCGGAGGAGCCACCGGCCTTTACTTGATCACCAGGCTGGCCAGTCTCGGCAAAGGCGTGCGGCAAGGCGGAGCCGTGATTGGTCTGGACAGGCGGCTCGTCATATACCTCACCCTGAGCGGGTTGTTGTTCATCGCCCCCAACATGATTGCGGTGGTCGCCGCTCCCAGGGTCGGGGCCGGGTTCGTCTCTCTCAGTTTTGCCTTTCCGCTGGTCCTGACTTACGCCCTGGCCGTCTTGCTCCGGCTTGAGCGGCTGCAGGTCCTGCGCGGAGCAGGGGTGTTGTTCGGACTGGCAGGCGGGGTGCTTCTGGCCGTGTCGGGCGCAGAGCTTTCCGTTGAAGCCTCCTGGTGGTCGATGGTTGCGCTTTCCATCCCGGTGTTTCTGGCCGTCGGCAATATCTATCGCACGCTGAAATGGCCGGAAGGGGCAAAACCGGTCAACCTTGCGCTGGGCATGATGGCCACCGGTTTTCTGGCGCTGGGCGCCTTCAATCTCGCCATCGGCGTCCCCGTTGTGCCGCAGGACTGGTCAACGGCAGCTGTTGGCCTGCTGGTGGCTCAGATTGCAATCTTTGCGGTTCAGTATGGCCTTTACTTTCGGCTGCAGCAGACGGCTGGCCCCGTTTATCTCAGCCAGATCGGGTCCGTCGCTGCCGTTGTCGGCCTCGGCCTGGGGTATCTGGTCTTTGGCGAGATCCCGAACGCGGCGAAACTGGCAGCGGTGGCCTCCGTCGGGGCAGGTATCGTTCTGGTCACGCTCGGCCGCCGATTCGGCTGAACGGCTACCAAACCCCCGGCGGTGAAGCCGCGTCAAAAAGACGGTGCGCCGGGGTCCTGCATTTGCCGGAACGTGTTGACGGGGCTCCGGCTGTCGGATACCAGCGAAGCACTCTCAACCGCGTCAGAGCCATTTCCGCATGCTTTTCGATATCAACAAGACGAACTACAAATACCGGGAAGAGTTTGACGAATTTCCGGACATCGAGAAGCACACATTCGAATTCACGAAATGTACCTGCGGCGGCACGGAGGCCACAGTGGTTTCGACCGTGTCACGGCACCGCAATTTTCTGCCGATCGTCGCTTGCGAGACCTGCGGTACACTGCGCGCCAATCCGTATTTCACCGACGAGACAGCGGCCTATTACTACCGCAATGTCTATGGTAACGTGAAACGGACCGACCGGTCGCCGCAGCAGCTGTTTCGCGAGCAGCGTGCCTTGTCCATCGTGCCGTTCTTCAGCGACGTGATGGAGCAGTTTCAGACCGTGCTCGATTATGGCGGCGGTGCCGGCGGCAAGACAGCTGACTTTATCGAGGCCGGCAAGGAGCTGTCACTCCACGAGGTGGAAAACAACTACAGCCAGTATGCCTATGAAAACGGCATCAAGCCGCATGCACCGTCCAAACGGTATGACCTGGTCGTTGTTTCACATGTGATCGAGCACATGATTGATCCCGTCAAGGAGATGGGGGAGATTATTGACAGCTGCTGCGCTCCGGATGGGCTTTTGCTGGTGGCAACGCCGATCATCGACCGTCAACGGGCGCGCCAATGGCTGCAGCATTTCCACATTTCGCACAAATACTATTTCACCGAGGATGCCCTGATCGGAATGATGGCGGGC
This genomic interval from Labrenzia sp. VG12 contains the following:
- a CDS encoding MarR family winged helix-turn-helix transcriptional regulator, translated to MSKPSSIQTPPKDNLFGDPEDLLIDRAERARRQWQKEMPDYKDQLSPMVLLGRLNEASQVMSRDYLAPAYADIGLKTGEFDVLATLVRSGPPYKLTPTELYRTTMMSSGGMTARVDKLEKAGLVERCPHPEDRRALTVCLTEKGLNLIKSKIPDYIATQHAAIDGLSGEEQQQLSGLLEKLIRSANEKKTP
- a CDS encoding class I SAM-dependent methyltransferase → MLFDINKTNYKYREEFDEFPDIEKHTFEFTKCTCGGTEATVVSTVSRHRNFLPIVACETCGTLRANPYFTDETAAYYYRNVYGNVKRTDRSPQQLFREQRALSIVPFFSDVMEQFQTVLDYGGGAGGKTADFIEAGKELSLHEVENNYSQYAYENGIKPHAPSKRYDLVVVSHVIEHMIDPVKEMGEIIDSCCAPDGLLLVATPIIDRQRARQWLQHFHISHKYYFTEDALIGMMAGLGCTLVKQNNADSFLFRVGGTVDQEKVARHYRAGAAKTRAAIMRELKPGLKKVLSSLKFWRPQPHNQAAPRTPELSP
- a CDS encoding LysR family transcriptional regulator — protein: MVRSRFDNIPLEWIRAFEAAARCGSFTAAADETGVTQSAVSQRIDKLEKHLGTQLFLRQARNIALTVEGEAWLPHVRSAFDSLRESSEGLFGGARKRLTISASSTVIDRWIVPRLVQLTSGIDTQFSLQTMVLATDAAQEDDLVRIRYGAGNWPQAYKMALFEERIAPVASPALLKSIMPWTELPRIALSGPRPGWTDWSARFGVPTTPLPSLRFDTLVSALAAARAGHGVLLASLPLCRDELTSGTLEQVTTETLPHHETYWLLASRDAVTRRQWSQLEAVLRDRPA
- a CDS encoding DMT family transporter, producing MSDTISREERQEAAFLHGQEVASMKQREKLLDQPLVLLLVVGSFLAVSTVIAKAAPQVGWHPLALLQWSILGGATGLYLITRLASLGKGVRQGGAVIGLDRRLVIYLTLSGLLFIAPNMIAVVAAPRVGAGFVSLSFAFPLVLTYALAVLLRLERLQVLRGAGVLFGLAGGVLLAVSGAELSVEASWWSMVALSIPVFLAVGNIYRTLKWPEGAKPVNLALGMMATGFLALGAFNLAIGVPVVPQDWSTAAVGLLVAQIAIFAVQYGLYFRLQQTAGPVYLSQIGSVAAVVGLGLGYLVFGEIPNAAKLAAVASVGAGIVLVTLGRRFG
- a CDS encoding TauD/TfdA family dioxygenase encodes the protein MSDVSIHEDGKYLVLNTASGSHRFHAVWLRDNAVDPETRSPGNGQRLIALRDIAPDIRISAAKVHAGTLVVTFVPEDKTIAYDLSWLHVHSYDRPAADTLGWTTPDIETWDSQLSDRVPSADFTAVQSNAAAKRDWLEEVARFGFGKLTGGPVEDKALMQVVKLFGFVRETNYGRHFEVRTEVNPTNLAYTGLGLQAHTDNPYRDPVPTIQVLYCLESSAAGGENMVVDGFAAALRLKQENPDWFDVLSSHCARFEYAGEAGVRLRSRKPMIELAPDGELIAVRFNNRSSAAITDVPFEKMETYYAAYRRLGEIIDDPAMEVCFRLEPGECFLVDNTRVLHARKAYSGTGTRWLQGCYADKDGLMSTLAALQTCVQEAAE
- a CDS encoding HD domain-containing protein, which encodes MSQQNGNELTRETIVAFLGDIFERCGDEEYLGEPVTMAQHMLQGATLAERNGLEEDIIVGALLHDIGHFTSEFGTFSMDDTEDRHHEEAGADVLSRFFPDVITDCVRYHVAAKRYLCATKPDYFKRLSDASIHSLNLQGGPMNDEEVREFEKNPNLKQIIQVRYLDEAGKQPDMETPDFWHFAPMVQRIVDRHLGV